From one Portunus trituberculatus isolate SZX2019 chromosome 8, ASM1759143v1, whole genome shotgun sequence genomic stretch:
- the LOC123501084 gene encoding protein naked cuticle homolog 1-like, which produces MANSFVKWCRAKFFNGYKHINVLAQEEGCGRSDTETLVRAGEEDLLIPTPTSTPAPTHARPAHPLAAGTYVEEVSCDVSVAAGDLERQEYSFTLYDFDGHGKVTKDDIAGLVRTIYEAVGSSLSLPPSGSRTIKVKLTVAPEGSRGRPQQEDKEGEEKEEEEDYEEDVCGRGQRGRRRGGRRRSTSLQRHELLQIIQANMEKNNLFYTPLHRPPHSHHHSHHSHPHHHHHHHSRRRRPRPSCPCSPPDPAQVKARLLEPDCPCRHTHYHSHTHGPSSTTRQGCRRHHRSHSHDLARDSLPHLFRSHLLDKTFQPLPPSNTPDQPPSPPTLPSHHHHHHHQQPRHHHHHHHHHHRSRSYDGGDTQRSSPRGRSGRASRCPQQTSPQSLKTSPDQPLRVSQAPSPSKHDSPRGLVGEGSASPHASKQRQRGADHDRAMAQVVAWLERGSLLEAPCSPPGEGSPTGDQAHHVHQHIHHHYHHYNEHQLPPLVL; this is translated from the exons TGTTGGCGCAGGAGGAGGGATGCGGAAGGTCAGACACGGAGACTCTGGTGAGGGCGGGAGAGGAAGACTTGCTCATACCCACGCCCACCTCCACGCCCGCGCCCACACAcgcccgccccgcccacccACTGGCAGCCGGCACGTATgttgag GAGGTGTCTTGCGATGTGAGTGTGGCGGCGGGAGATTTGGAGAGGCAAGAGTATTCCTTCACCCTCTACGACTTTGATGGCCATGGCAAGGTGACCAAGGAT GACATCGCTGGGCTGGTGCGGACCATCTATGAGGCGGTGGGTTCCTCGCTGTCCCTTCCTCCCAGTGGCTCACGGACCATCAAGGTGAAGCTGACGGTAGCGCCCGAGGGGAGCCGGGGCCGCCCCCagcaggaggacaaggaaggggaggagaaggaggaggaggaggactatgaggaggatgtgtgtggGCGAGGACAGAGAGGAAGGCGGAGAGGAGGACGGAGAAGGTCGACGTCTTTGCAGCGACATGAACTCCTGCAGATCATTCAGGCCAACATGGAGAAGAACAACCTCTTCTACACCCCCCTCCACCGCCCcccacactcccaccaccactctcaccactcccacccacaccaccaccaccatcaccactctcgtCGCCGCCGTCCCCGCCCCTCCTGCCCTTGCTCACCCCCAGACCCCGCTCAGGTGAAGGCACGGCTGCTGGAGCCAGACTGCCCCTGCCGCCACACCCACTACCACAGCCACACCCACggcccctcctccaccacacggcagggctgccgccgccaccaccgctctCACTCCCACGACCTGGCCCGGGactccctgcctcacctcttcCGCTCTCACCTCCTGGACAAGACCTTCCAGCCCCTCCCCCCATCCAACACTCCAGACcagcccccctcccctcccacgctgcccagccaccaccaccaccaccaccaccaacagccacgccaccaccaccatcaccatcaccaccatcaccggtCCAGGTCCTACGACGGTGGGGACACTCAGCGGTCGTCGCCGCGGGGACGCAGCGGCCGGGCCTCCCGCTGCCCCCAGCAGACCTCCCCACAGAGCCTCAAGACCTCCCCCGACCAGCCCCTCAGGGTCAGCCAGGCCCCGTCCCCCTCCAAGCACGATTCCCCACGGGGCCTCGTGGGTGAGGGGTCGGCCTCCCCTCATGCCAGCAAGCAGCGGCAGCGCGGGGCGGACCACGACCGGGCCATGGCACAGGTGGTGGCCTGGCTGGAGCGCGGGTCACTGCTGGAAGCGCCCTGCTCTCCGCCGGGTGAGGGGAGCCCCACCGGGGATCAGGCCCACCATGTGCACcagcacatccaccaccactaccaccactacaacgagCACCAGCTGCCGCCGCTGGTGCTCTGA